Proteins encoded together in one Terriglobus saanensis SP1PR4 window:
- a CDS encoding lipopolysaccharide biosynthesis protein: protein MPEKTGRDLVRMDEEAAMVSDLTPVADGLPLGGLGLRPSLWRRTVKRAGIDRAIGYTILARGWSSSAGLITVALIAHTLTRAQQGFYYTFGSLVALQIVFELGFSVVVLQMATHETAQLQILDDGRVLGDLRARQRLASVLQKAVKWYTLAAVLMGCVLLPVGWRFFVGSPGAGDTAWRGPWIAVVLASCFTFQIDPIFSFLEGCGMVSRVARTRFTQSILGSSLAWAALLLHRGLFAPSMLITGQAIAGAYFLWTRRKLLVGLLRMTVGEHAIHWGTEVWPFQWRVAISYASGFLIFQLFNPVLLRFYGPVVAGQMGMSLNISNALAAVAVAWINTKAAMFGTMIARREYGALDRLFFRSVAQTMLLCVSGSVVAWSLVVLMGYEHVKFAQRLLSPLPFALLLATMCLNLTVSSMALYLRAHKQEKFLLNSVLGGIVVATSTLTLGRWYGPTGMTAGHLTATLLIGIGMGSYTFVKYRRLWHA from the coding sequence ATGCCAGAGAAAACGGGAAGAGATCTCGTGCGGATGGATGAGGAAGCGGCGATGGTGTCTGACCTGACGCCTGTGGCGGACGGTCTGCCCCTGGGTGGTCTTGGGCTGAGGCCTTCGCTGTGGCGGCGTACGGTCAAGCGAGCGGGAATCGACCGCGCCATTGGCTACACGATCCTGGCGCGTGGCTGGTCTTCGTCGGCGGGTTTGATTACGGTCGCGCTGATCGCGCATACACTCACACGGGCCCAGCAGGGCTTTTATTACACCTTTGGGTCACTGGTCGCGTTGCAGATTGTCTTTGAGCTTGGCTTTTCTGTTGTGGTTCTGCAGATGGCTACGCATGAGACTGCACAATTGCAGATTCTGGACGATGGACGCGTGCTCGGCGATCTGCGCGCGCGGCAGAGGCTCGCCTCCGTTCTGCAAAAAGCGGTGAAGTGGTACACCCTGGCGGCGGTTCTGATGGGCTGCGTTCTGTTGCCGGTAGGCTGGCGCTTTTTCGTCGGAAGTCCCGGAGCGGGCGATACGGCGTGGCGCGGTCCCTGGATTGCGGTCGTACTGGCGTCTTGTTTTACGTTTCAGATTGATCCCATCTTTTCATTCCTCGAAGGTTGTGGGATGGTCAGCCGCGTGGCGCGGACGCGGTTTACGCAGTCGATCCTGGGATCGTCGCTGGCGTGGGCTGCACTCCTCCTGCACCGAGGGCTGTTTGCGCCTTCCATGTTGATCACCGGGCAGGCGATTGCCGGGGCGTATTTCCTTTGGACGCGTCGCAAGTTGCTGGTTGGCCTGCTGCGCATGACCGTGGGGGAACATGCGATCCATTGGGGCACCGAGGTGTGGCCGTTTCAGTGGAGGGTCGCGATTTCGTACGCCTCGGGCTTCCTGATCTTTCAACTCTTCAACCCGGTGCTGCTGCGCTTCTATGGACCGGTGGTCGCCGGGCAGATGGGGATGTCGTTGAACATCTCGAATGCGTTGGCGGCGGTGGCCGTGGCGTGGATCAATACGAAGGCGGCGATGTTTGGGACGATGATCGCGCGGCGCGAGTACGGCGCGTTGGACCGGCTCTTCTTTCGTTCCGTAGCGCAGACGATGTTGCTGTGCGTGAGTGGATCGGTGGTGGCGTGGTCGCTGGTCGTCCTGATGGGGTACGAGCATGTGAAGTTTGCGCAGAGGCTTCTTTCGCCGCTGCCGTTTGCACTGCTGCTCGCGACGATGTGTCTGAACCTTACGGTGTCGTCGATGGCGCTCTATCTGCGTGCGCATAAGCAGGAGAAGTTCCTGCTCAACTCCGTTCTGGGTGGGATTGTGGTGGCTACGTCGACGCTGACGCTTGGGCGCTGGTATGGGCCGACGGGCATGACGGCGGGACATCTGACAGCGACGCTCCTCATAGGCATTGGTATGGGTTCGTACACCTTTGTGAAGTACCGGCGGCTGTGGCATGCCTGA
- the rph gene encoding ribonuclease PH, with protein sequence MTNASEELFRPGGRTAAQLRSIKLTPDYVATAEGSVLIEAGNTRVLCNATIEPSVPGWLRNSGKGWVTAEYSMLPRATLTRTPRESERGKIGGRTHEIQRLIGRSLRSVVDLKALGERMIILDCDVLQADGGTRTAAITGACVALAMALDKLVAAGTLPVSPLKQLVAATSVGIVDGNILLDLAYEEDSRADVDMNVVMTEDGGLVEVQATAEHNTYTRPQLDALLDIAASGVKNLLVHQRSVLKK encoded by the coding sequence ATGACAAACGCTTCAGAGGAACTCTTCCGTCCGGGTGGCCGGACCGCCGCCCAGCTCCGCTCCATCAAACTCACGCCTGACTATGTCGCCACGGCGGAGGGTTCCGTCCTCATTGAAGCGGGCAACACGCGCGTCCTCTGCAACGCTACGATCGAGCCCTCCGTCCCCGGATGGCTGCGCAACTCCGGCAAAGGCTGGGTCACGGCGGAATACTCCATGCTCCCCCGGGCCACCCTCACACGCACCCCACGCGAGAGCGAACGCGGCAAGATCGGCGGTCGCACCCACGAGATCCAGCGCCTCATCGGCCGCAGCCTGCGCTCCGTCGTCGACCTCAAGGCTCTCGGCGAACGCATGATTATCCTCGACTGCGATGTTCTCCAAGCCGACGGCGGCACCCGAACAGCCGCCATCACAGGGGCCTGCGTTGCGCTGGCTATGGCGCTCGATAAACTTGTAGCTGCGGGCACGCTTCCCGTTTCGCCACTGAAACAGCTCGTCGCGGCCACCTCAGTCGGCATCGTAGATGGCAATATTCTCCTCGATCTGGCCTATGAAGAAGACTCCCGCGCCGATGTGGATATGAACGTCGTCATGACGGAAGATGGCGGTCTCGTCGAAGTCCAGGCCACAGCGGAACACAACACCTACACCCGCCCGCAACTCGACGCCCTGCTCGACATCGCCGCCAGCGGTGTCAAGAACCTCCTCGTCCACCAGCGCTCTGTCCTTAAGAAGTAG
- a CDS encoding glycosyltransferase family 2 protein, with the protein MPEKQPLLTIAVPTYQRAEYLREFLAELLPQLEGVDDVELLISDNCSPDETPAVVQAAIDAGARLRSVRQAENIGSDANFVFCFRAARGKYFWLCGDDDVLRPGAIASVLGHLRGAEYDFVYLSAEAFSKDWRVEYKGDAYGREAEIVTSARTLAVMMNVMVTFITGIISNRERFLQLEAEAPEAFLGTNLTQLSWTLPLLDQHRQSLVLWQKWVSGREMNSGGYGLAEVFGERFATLVHRLMPRHPRVAQVFVNYTLRQWFPETLLQMRTGDVGDRYGLSETGEVLRRSFAGNPRFWLLVWPVLHLPLPLARRWQWAGAKASVLANLFLLPAQTLRKLRGKQSRR; encoded by the coding sequence ATGCCTGAGAAGCAACCTCTGCTCACGATCGCTGTCCCCACCTACCAACGCGCGGAGTATCTCCGCGAGTTCCTTGCTGAGCTGTTGCCGCAACTCGAAGGTGTGGACGACGTAGAGCTTCTCATCTCGGATAACTGCTCTCCGGACGAGACACCTGCGGTGGTGCAGGCGGCGATCGATGCGGGAGCGCGGCTGCGCTCTGTGCGGCAGGCAGAGAATATCGGTTCGGATGCAAACTTCGTCTTCTGCTTTCGCGCGGCGCGGGGAAAATACTTCTGGCTTTGCGGAGACGATGACGTCCTGCGGCCGGGTGCGATTGCGAGTGTACTGGGGCACCTGCGTGGAGCGGAGTATGACTTTGTCTATCTCTCCGCCGAGGCGTTCTCCAAAGACTGGCGCGTCGAATACAAAGGCGATGCGTACGGGCGCGAGGCGGAGATTGTGACGTCCGCGCGAACGCTGGCCGTGATGATGAATGTGATGGTGACGTTCATCACGGGCATCATTAGCAACCGCGAACGCTTTTTGCAGCTTGAAGCCGAAGCTCCCGAGGCTTTCCTGGGAACGAACCTGACGCAGTTGAGCTGGACGCTGCCGCTGCTGGACCAGCATCGCCAGAGTCTCGTTCTGTGGCAGAAGTGGGTTTCGGGCCGCGAGATGAACTCCGGCGGATATGGCTTGGCGGAGGTCTTCGGCGAACGCTTTGCGACGCTGGTGCACCGGTTGATGCCACGGCATCCGCGCGTGGCGCAGGTCTTTGTGAACTACACGCTGCGGCAGTGGTTTCCGGAGACGCTGCTGCAGATGCGAACAGGAGATGTCGGCGATCGATATGGACTGAGCGAAACAGGGGAAGTGCTGCGAAGATCTTTTGCGGGAAACCCACGCTTCTGGTTGCTGGTGTGGCCGGTGCTGCATTTGCCGCTGCCGCTGGCGCGGAGATGGCAGTGGGCTGGAGCGAAGGCGAGTGTCCTGGCGAATCTCTTCCTGCTTCCCGCGCAGACCCTGCGCAAGCTGCGCGGGAAGCAGTCCAGGCGCTGA
- a CDS encoding amidohydrolase family protein, with translation MRISLLALVLAATLTAQAPSQTFKAPPLTVLRNMRLIDGSGGPARDHVTLVLSGGRIQQICDEAHLCATPATAVGMDLAGKTVMPGLINAHGHLALLNAESNFDSAQYTERNVLRQLEQYERYGVTTMTSLGLNKDLVYSVRAHQHTGQFDGATLLTAGRGIGVPDGFPPMNGSSDQLYRPTTPEEARHAVDESVANHADLIKIWIDSNHNKFPEMSDAVVHTVISEAHKNHLSVAAHVYALEDARRVVNMGVDILAHSVRDKEVDDSFIKLLKRKHIWYFPTLTVDESFFVFADHPELTQSPFFRDAIPAETLARLNSSEYREKTLSDLSTAVHRQDLAMASRNVKKLYDAGVQIGFGTDSGAMLGRVPGYSEHRELQLLVAAGLAPLQAISTATSHNGLALHLGNKGLVSEGEIADLIIVDGDPSTTISDTTHIVAVFHNGVRLQHVESAQ, from the coding sequence ATGCGGATTTCACTCCTTGCACTCGTTCTCGCCGCTACGCTCACCGCACAAGCGCCGTCCCAAACATTCAAAGCCCCACCGCTCACCGTCCTCAGAAACATGCGCCTCATCGACGGCAGCGGTGGACCCGCGCGCGATCACGTCACCCTCGTCCTCTCCGGTGGCCGCATTCAACAGATCTGCGATGAGGCTCACCTCTGTGCCACGCCCGCCACAGCCGTCGGCATGGATCTCGCTGGCAAGACCGTCATGCCCGGTCTTATCAATGCCCACGGGCATCTGGCGCTGCTCAACGCGGAGTCGAACTTCGACTCCGCGCAGTACACCGAGAGGAACGTCCTCCGCCAGCTCGAACAGTACGAGCGCTACGGTGTCACCACCATGACCTCGCTCGGTTTGAATAAAGACCTGGTCTACTCCGTGCGCGCGCATCAGCACACCGGGCAGTTCGACGGAGCCACGCTCCTCACCGCAGGCCGAGGTATCGGCGTTCCCGATGGCTTTCCTCCCATGAATGGTTCATCGGATCAGCTCTACCGACCCACCACCCCGGAAGAGGCCCGCCACGCCGTCGACGAGAGCGTCGCAAACCACGCCGATCTCATCAAGATCTGGATCGACTCCAACCACAACAAATTTCCCGAAATGTCCGACGCGGTCGTCCATACCGTGATCTCCGAGGCCCACAAAAACCACCTCAGCGTCGCCGCTCACGTCTACGCTCTGGAAGACGCGCGCCGCGTCGTTAACATGGGCGTCGATATCCTCGCGCATTCTGTCCGCGACAAGGAAGTCGACGACAGTTTCATCAAGCTTCTCAAGCGGAAACACATCTGGTACTTCCCTACGCTCACCGTGGATGAGAGCTTCTTTGTCTTCGCCGATCACCCTGAACTCACGCAGTCACCGTTCTTCCGCGATGCCATCCCCGCAGAGACCCTCGCTCGACTCAACAGCAGTGAGTACCGCGAAAAGACCCTCTCCGACCTGTCCACGGCAGTGCATCGTCAGGATCTCGCCATGGCCTCACGCAATGTAAAGAAGCTTTACGATGCAGGCGTCCAGATCGGCTTCGGCACAGACTCCGGAGCGATGCTCGGACGCGTTCCCGGCTACTCCGAACACCGCGAACTGCAGCTACTCGTCGCCGCGGGCCTCGCGCCCCTGCAAGCCATCTCCACCGCCACAAGCCACAACGGGCTTGCCCTCCATTTAGGCAATAAAGGCCTCGTCTCCGAAGGCGAGATTGCCGATCTCATCATCGTCGATGGCGATCCCTCCACGACCATCTCCGATACCACCCACATCGTCGCCGTCTTTCATAATGGCGTCCGTCTCCAGCACGTTGAATCCGCTCAGTAA
- a CDS encoding RNA polymerase sigma factor, giving the protein MSIESHKLDPEIPTQLLDQRKQFLGFVQRRVADGALAEDILQTAYIRALQHGGELRANESAVAWFYRILRNAIIDHYRRRTTENKLLEAWGHALEHLPAKDPTLELVVCTCITAVLDHLTPAYAEILREVDLGNISLKDFATAHNITSGNAGVRAYRARLALRRELLRTCGCCAEHGCVDCTCRPA; this is encoded by the coding sequence ATGTCTATCGAAAGCCATAAATTGGACCCAGAGATTCCAACGCAGCTGCTCGACCAACGGAAGCAGTTCCTCGGCTTCGTGCAGCGCCGCGTTGCGGATGGTGCATTGGCGGAAGACATTCTGCAAACCGCCTACATTCGCGCTTTGCAACACGGTGGGGAGTTGCGTGCAAACGAGTCCGCAGTTGCCTGGTTCTATCGCATCCTGCGCAACGCGATCATCGATCACTATCGCCGCCGCACCACCGAAAACAAGCTGCTGGAAGCATGGGGACACGCTCTCGAACATCTCCCTGCCAAAGACCCTACTCTTGAGCTCGTCGTCTGCACCTGCATCACAGCAGTGCTCGACCACCTAACGCCCGCATACGCCGAAATCCTCCGGGAAGTGGACCTCGGCAACATCAGCTTGAAAGACTTCGCCACGGCGCACAACATTACTTCAGGAAACGCAGGCGTCCGCGCCTATCGAGCACGTCTGGCACTTCGCCGCGAACTCCTCCGTACCTGCGGCTGCTGCGCCGAACACGGCTGCGTCGATTGCACCTGCCGCCCCGCCTGA
- a CDS encoding glycosyltransferase: protein MASSLPVHMRNSQQRGYARTYPKSMQPPLLIAVIVLYQRQPQESEAFVSLSSLLQQEPGLREQIHVLLYDNSPEPHTVPPASFPLTYHSDPSNRGLAPAYNAALDLAHQQGAPWLLLLDHDTELTPAYFHEALAFLENTAPLHPKIALAVPRLVQGTKVHSPSLLPRVRHKPVPPTLTGIAKQEISAFNSGLLLRASAIEAVGGFPLRYSMEFLDHALLAMLQSNGGRVWLLGSALPHALSTTSLGTGISRDRYLLMLQAESTFHQEFSDPMTRFWYRLRCLRQAAVHALRFSDKKFAFLDLRAAFGLL from the coding sequence ATGGCCTCCAGTCTACCAGTCCACATGCGAAATTCGCAGCAACGCGGCTACGCCAGAACGTATCCTAAATCCATGCAACCGCCGCTCCTGATCGCAGTCATCGTGCTCTACCAGCGACAGCCCCAGGAGAGTGAGGCCTTCGTTTCCCTCTCCTCTCTTCTGCAGCAGGAACCGGGCCTGCGCGAACAGATCCACGTCCTCCTCTACGACAATTCGCCCGAACCTCATACGGTCCCCCCCGCCTCCTTTCCACTGACATATCACTCCGACCCCTCCAACCGCGGCCTGGCCCCTGCATATAACGCGGCTTTGGACCTCGCACACCAGCAGGGCGCTCCCTGGCTTCTTCTTCTCGATCACGACACGGAACTCACCCCCGCCTATTTCCACGAGGCCCTTGCCTTCCTGGAGAACACCGCTCCCCTGCATCCGAAGATCGCTCTTGCAGTCCCGCGTCTCGTTCAGGGAACGAAGGTCCACTCACCAAGCCTGCTCCCTCGCGTGCGCCACAAGCCTGTTCCACCCACGCTGACAGGCATAGCAAAACAGGAGATCAGCGCCTTCAACTCGGGCCTTCTCCTCCGCGCTTCTGCCATTGAAGCCGTCGGCGGATTCCCCCTGCGCTACAGCATGGAATTCCTCGACCACGCCCTTCTGGCCATGCTGCAGAGCAATGGCGGCCGCGTCTGGCTGCTGGGCTCTGCACTGCCCCATGCACTCTCCACTACCTCCCTGGGGACCGGCATCAGCCGTGATCGCTATCTTCTTATGCTGCAGGCGGAGAGTACCTTCCACCAGGAGTTCAGCGACCCCATGACGCGGTTCTGGTATCGACTCCGTTGTCTGCGCCAGGCCGCAGTCCACGCGCTGCGCTTTTCTGATAAAAAATTTGCATTCCTCGATCTCCGCGCGGCCTTCGGTCTGCTCTAG
- a CDS encoding glycosyltransferase family 4 protein: MATSKRKRVLFLAALAANRIGGIESYAAELARQLDRKGWDMTICYLTEPKGAVREFLLEPGNVTLDVMPAQEGLGLKNTLEYIKLVLRYRPDVLLYTLGGPVRLWPLLGSLLGVGRRIYYDQTSRSAARYNYRADSKVQMLMKPLTESICATVFVKACSDREQIVPAGKSRVIYSAVDNHRDLGDAAAFRKKYAIPVDRRIVLQTSWLVPEKGIDVALRAAKRVLAERQDLQFVFCGDGAGRDEYAAMANELGIADHVTWCGQVQDLSASGAWRAAAIQIQCSQWHEAFCLSVAEGMSAGLPVVAARIGGLPELVEDGLNGFGFEPQDDGALAAGILKLAGDEALRKRMGAAGRDRALQNHDLPKNVAAWVDVLVV; the protein is encoded by the coding sequence ATGGCGACATCGAAGCGCAAACGGGTTTTGTTCCTGGCGGCGTTGGCGGCAAACCGTATCGGCGGAATTGAAAGTTATGCGGCGGAACTGGCACGGCAGTTGGACCGCAAAGGCTGGGACATGACGATCTGCTACCTCACGGAGCCCAAAGGCGCGGTGCGGGAGTTCCTGCTGGAGCCTGGCAATGTAACCCTGGACGTCATGCCGGCGCAGGAGGGGCTGGGGCTCAAAAACACCCTGGAATATATAAAGCTGGTTCTGCGGTATCGTCCGGACGTGCTGCTTTATACGCTGGGCGGACCGGTGCGGCTGTGGCCTTTGCTGGGATCGCTGCTGGGTGTTGGGCGGCGAATCTATTACGACCAGACTTCGAGATCGGCAGCGCGGTACAACTATCGCGCAGACAGCAAGGTGCAGATGCTCATGAAGCCTCTGACTGAGTCCATATGCGCGACGGTTTTCGTGAAGGCATGTTCAGACCGGGAACAGATCGTGCCGGCAGGCAAGAGCCGCGTAATCTACAGCGCCGTGGATAACCATCGAGACCTGGGCGATGCGGCTGCGTTCCGAAAGAAGTATGCCATTCCGGTGGATCGGCGGATCGTCTTGCAGACCAGCTGGCTGGTGCCTGAAAAAGGCATCGACGTAGCGCTAAGGGCAGCGAAGCGGGTGCTGGCCGAGCGGCAGGACCTGCAATTCGTCTTCTGTGGAGACGGGGCTGGACGGGACGAATATGCCGCGATGGCAAACGAATTAGGGATCGCGGACCATGTGACTTGGTGCGGCCAGGTGCAGGATCTTTCCGCAAGCGGAGCATGGCGGGCAGCAGCGATTCAGATTCAATGCTCGCAGTGGCATGAGGCGTTTTGCCTGTCGGTGGCGGAGGGCATGAGCGCAGGATTGCCGGTGGTGGCGGCTCGGATCGGCGGCCTGCCGGAGCTTGTGGAGGATGGGCTGAATGGGTTTGGATTCGAGCCTCAGGATGATGGGGCGCTTGCGGCAGGTATCCTGAAGCTGGCTGGAGATGAGGCTTTGAGGAAAAGAATGGGTGCTGCAGGGCGGGACCGCGCGCTTCAGAACCATGACCTGCCGAAGAATGTGGCGGCGTGGGTGGATGTACTGGTTGTGTAA
- a CDS encoding TIGR03118 family protein: MKSLVNIAVSAVTMLSLGVMSPAQRYTQTNLVSNTSGVAPITDPNLDDAWGLSRASSGDWWVSDNDSGVSTLYAGNGTKNALTVTIPSVNPKKNPKGSPTGTIANGSTTDFLIAPNTPAVFLFVTLDGGIAAWNPNFAISQGGAAPSTNAVLVSKSSDGSSYTGITSSFIKDKRYLYVANFAKSRVDVFDSSFHRVTLHEDSDHTYDFNDSNGRQRNEPFVDERLPKDFAPFNVQAIGPDIVVTYGLLVEGQHVAAGGPGLGYVDVYTSSGRLLTRLESGSQLNSPWGVTLAPLDFGRFSHALLVGQFGGGGSTPSAGTIAAYDLATGEFLGTVEDATGRPIVVPGLWSLSPGNVSPTNLDSAAAPAAEVYFTSGTSRSLFGYFTAVSTDLTEGNAQ; this comes from the coding sequence ATGAAGTCACTCGTGAATATTGCTGTTAGCGCTGTAACCATGCTGTCTCTGGGAGTTATGTCTCCTGCCCAGAGATACACCCAGACAAATCTTGTTTCGAACACCTCGGGCGTAGCGCCGATAACAGATCCAAATCTTGACGATGCATGGGGCTTGAGCCGTGCATCGTCGGGAGATTGGTGGGTATCTGACAATGACAGCGGTGTGAGTACTCTTTATGCTGGCAACGGCACAAAGAACGCTCTGACCGTAACAATCCCCTCGGTTAATCCGAAGAAGAACCCAAAAGGTAGTCCGACCGGCACGATTGCCAATGGCAGTACGACCGATTTTCTCATCGCACCAAATACACCAGCAGTTTTTCTCTTTGTTACATTGGATGGCGGGATCGCAGCATGGAATCCAAACTTCGCCATCTCTCAGGGAGGCGCGGCACCTTCGACGAATGCCGTCCTGGTTTCGAAGAGCTCAGATGGCTCGTCTTACACGGGAATCACGAGCTCATTTATTAAAGACAAGCGGTATCTGTATGTTGCCAACTTTGCAAAGTCGCGCGTCGATGTTTTCGATAGCTCCTTTCACAGGGTCACTCTCCATGAGGACTCCGATCATACTTACGACTTCAATGACTCGAACGGTCGTCAGCGCAATGAGCCGTTTGTGGATGAGCGGCTTCCTAAAGACTTCGCACCCTTTAACGTGCAGGCCATTGGACCGGATATCGTCGTAACTTACGGTTTGCTCGTTGAAGGTCAGCATGTTGCTGCTGGCGGCCCCGGACTGGGCTACGTTGATGTGTATACTTCCTCCGGTCGGCTGCTCACTCGTCTTGAGAGCGGTTCTCAATTGAATTCACCTTGGGGCGTTACGCTTGCACCGTTGGACTTTGGACGTTTCAGCCACGCTCTGCTTGTGGGGCAATTTGGAGGTGGAGGCTCTACACCTTCGGCCGGTACGATTGCTGCTTATGACTTAGCAACTGGTGAGTTCTTAGGTACGGTAGAGGATGCAACTGGAAGGCCAATCGTTGTTCCTGGACTCTGGAGCTTGAGTCCGGGTAATGTCAGCCCAACTAATCTGGACTCTGCCGCTGCACCCGCCGCCGAGGTGTACTTTACCTCCGGCACAAGCAGGAGTCTTTTTGGTTATTTTACGGCCGTGTCGACTGATCTTACAGAAGGCAATGCTCAGTAG
- a CDS encoding DEAD/DEAH box helicase, with protein MNPVFEGTTEPTAEPKAVEVKTTTPPVATEVQFNDFNISEKLKQRLAANNFVNPTPVQAKAIPPALEGRDVLATAATGTGKTLSFLIPMIERMDANPLAALVQQVAQEQAPQPPQYGRQRGGRNNPPPRGPRAPIRALILLPTRELAMQVLDAYAKIVPNAKQDSVLVCGGLSEGAQLDALRRGPRLVVATPGRLEDYLKRREINLNNVEMLVLDEVDRMLDMGFLPAIRRIVGALPKTRQTMCYSATLDANITEIVRDYVSNPIRIQIGTTSKPNERVELRAFTVMQDQKLSLLDQLLGEHAGSYLVFSRTKHGADRIAKKLEKLGHETDVIHGDRSQSQRTAALKSFAMGRSRVLVATDVAARGIDIQHIAHVVNYDLPNGSDDFVHRIGRTGRASASGVATTFVMPQERSDARKLERELKISFKWAEADKGLAKEERNKPVDMNGDMLHMETRAWRTNPSGTGHEPTSVPSRRPQGNRGPGGPSRRPSSGGGAGRRGR; from the coding sequence TTGAATCCAGTTTTTGAAGGCACCACTGAGCCGACGGCAGAGCCCAAGGCAGTTGAAGTAAAGACCACCACTCCTCCCGTAGCGACCGAAGTTCAATTCAACGATTTCAATATTTCAGAGAAGCTGAAGCAGCGTCTTGCTGCCAACAACTTTGTGAATCCGACGCCGGTGCAGGCGAAGGCCATCCCTCCGGCGCTGGAAGGCCGCGATGTTCTGGCGACTGCAGCAACCGGAACGGGCAAGACCCTTTCTTTCCTGATCCCGATGATCGAGCGGATGGATGCGAATCCTCTGGCGGCGTTGGTACAGCAGGTTGCGCAGGAGCAGGCGCCCCAGCCTCCCCAGTACGGCCGTCAGCGCGGTGGACGCAACAATCCTCCTCCCCGTGGACCCCGCGCACCGATTCGCGCTTTGATCCTTCTGCCTACGCGTGAGCTTGCGATGCAGGTTCTCGATGCGTACGCGAAGATCGTTCCGAATGCCAAGCAGGATTCCGTGCTCGTCTGCGGTGGTCTGAGCGAAGGCGCACAGTTGGATGCTCTCCGTCGCGGACCGCGTCTCGTTGTCGCGACTCCCGGCCGTCTTGAGGATTACCTCAAGCGTCGCGAGATCAACCTGAACAACGTCGAGATGCTCGTCCTGGACGAAGTCGACCGCATGCTGGACATGGGCTTCCTGCCCGCGATCCGCCGCATTGTGGGCGCTCTTCCGAAGACGCGTCAGACGATGTGCTACTCGGCTACGCTCGATGCCAACATCACGGAGATCGTTCGCGACTACGTTTCGAACCCGATCCGTATCCAGATTGGAACTACGTCGAAGCCGAACGAGCGTGTGGAACTGCGCGCTTTCACAGTCATGCAGGACCAGAAGCTGAGCCTGCTGGATCAGCTTCTCGGTGAGCACGCTGGATCGTACCTGGTCTTTTCGCGCACGAAGCATGGCGCGGATCGTATTGCCAAGAAGCTCGAGAAGCTGGGACATGAGACCGACGTCATCCATGGCGATCGTTCGCAGTCACAGCGTACCGCTGCTCTGAAGAGCTTTGCAATGGGTCGCAGCCGCGTCCTGGTGGCGACGGACGTTGCCGCTCGCGGTATCGACATTCAGCACATCGCGCACGTCGTGAACTACGACCTGCCGAACGGATCGGATGACTTCGTGCATCGCATTGGCCGTACTGGCCGCGCGAGTGCGTCGGGTGTTGCGACCACGTTTGTCATGCCACAGGAGCGCAGCGATGCACGTAAGCTGGAGCGCGAACTGAAGATCAGCTTCAAGTGGGCGGAAGCCGACAAGGGACTGGCCAAGGAAGAGCGCAACAAGCCCGTGGACATGAACGGCGACATGCTGCACATGGAGACACGCGCATGGCGCACCAATCCTTCGGGAACGGGACACGAGCCGACTTCGGTTCCGTCACGTCGTCCGCAAGGGAACCGCGGTCCGGGTGGACCAAGCCGTCGCCCGAGCAGCGGTGGTGGTGCTGGTCGTCGCGGGCGCTAG